Proteins encoded by one window of Primulina huaijiensis isolate GDHJ02 chromosome 1, ASM1229523v2, whole genome shotgun sequence:
- the LOC140961053 gene encoding uncharacterized protein gives MASTSTLLMAVPLTGDNLKRQPPSDDGFFKPLPWKLSSNGATVSKRVGKFEVNASWKEKLSTGLAAGALTASMVVPDVAEAASGVSPSLKNFLLSIVAGGVVLFAIVGAVVGVSNFDPVKRS, from the coding sequence atggccTCAACCTCCACATTGTTGATGGCGGTGCCACTCACTGGTGACAACCTAAAGAGGCAGCCGCCAAGTGACGATGGGTTTTTTAAGCCATTGCCATGGAAGCTGTCATCAAATGGTGCAACGGTGTCGAAGCGAGTTGGGAAATTTGAAGTGAATGCTTCTTGGAAGGAGAAGCTGTCGACTGGATTGGCAGCGGGTGCATTGACTGCTTCGATGGTCGTACCCGACGTGGCGGAGGCGGCTAGCGGTGTTTCGCCGTCGCTGAAGAACTTCTTGCTGAGCATTGTGGCTGGTGGTGTTGTTCTCTTTGCCATAGTTGGGGCGGTGGTTGGTGTGTCCAACTTTGATCCTGTCAAGCGGAGCTGA
- the LOC140984516 gene encoding small ribosomal subunit protein uS3x-like, translated as MATQMSKKRKFVADGVFFAELNEVLMRELAEDGYSGVEVRVTPMRTEIIIRATRTQNVLGEKGRRIRELTSVVQKRFKFPENTVELYAEKVNNRGLCAIAQAESLRYKLLGGLAVRRACYGVLRFVMESGAKGCEVIVSGKLRAQRAKSMKFKDGYMISSGQPVKEYIDSAVRHVLLRQGVLGIKVKIMLDWDPKGKQGPMTPLPDLVTIHPPKEEEVFRSTPVQTTEVEV; from the exons ATGGCTACTCAGATGAGCAAGAAGCGAAAG TTTGTGGCTGATGGAGTGTTCTTTGCGGAGCTAAACGAGGTGTTGATGCGTGAGCTCGCCGAGGATGGGTACTCTGGGGTGGAGGTCAGAGTCACTCCCATGAGGACGGAGATTATCATCCGTGCAACGCGCACACAGAATGTTCTCG GCGAGAAGGGGAGAAGGATTAGGGAGCTTACCTCTGTAGTACAGAAGAGGTTCAAGTTTCCAGAGAACACCGTTGAGTTGTATGCTGAGAAGGTGAACAACAGGGGGTTGTGTGCCATTGCGCAGGCCGAGTCCCTTCGATATAAGCTCCTTGGTGGCCTTGCTGTCAGGCG GGCGTGCTATGGTGTGTTGAGATTTGTTATGGAGAGTGGAGCCAAGGGTTGTGAG GTAATTGTTAGTGGAAAATTGAGGGCTCAACGCGCTAAATCGATGAAGTTCAAAGATGGTTACATGATTTCGTCTGGTCAGCCAGTCAAAGAATATATCGACTCTGCTGTGAGACATGTTCTGCTTAGACAG GGAGTACTTGGTATCAAGGTTAAAATCATGCTTGACTGGGATCCGAAAGGAAAGCAAGGTCCTATGACTCCTCTACCTGACCTTGTCACGATTCATCCTCCAAAGGAGGAAGAAGTTTTCAGGTCGACGCCAGTTCAAACAACTGAGGTTGAAGTTTGA
- the LOC140961142 gene encoding growth-regulating factor 6-like isoform X1, which translates to MMNGARSTFPFTAVQWQELEHQALVFKYMVSGMPIPPDLLFTVRRSLDPSVNALKFLPRHPQHFGWNGFEMGFGRKMDPEPGRCRRTDGKKWRCSKEAYPDSKYCERHMHRGRNRSRKPVEVNPVNASSISKNKLSFSSSDLESSHFLYPHLGSTRPAAGVCFPSSQENTDNLFMESNASSNPPPKDFRNSYEQGIILTMGSSVSQMKHEEYSWDVSSNVDQPKKMMHHFLDEHPHKKDTDLSWPSNTEGKMATQESTQLSISAAPNSLHDFFMTHK; encoded by the exons ATGATGAATGGTGCGAGAAGTACATTCCCTTTTACCGCAGTTCAATGGCAAGAACTTGAACACCAAGCTCTTGTTTTTAAGTACATGGTTTCGGGCATGCCCATCCCGCCAGATCTCCTCTTCACCGTTAGAAGAAGTTTGGATCCTTCTGTTAATGCCTTAAAGTTCCTCCCCCGCCATCCACAACATT TTGGATGGAATGGTTTTGAAATGGGATTTGGAAGAAAAATGGATCCAGAACCAGGGAGGTGTAGAAGAACGGATGGGAAGAAGTGGAGATGCTCAAAAGAGGCGTATCCTGATTCCAAATACTGTGAAAGACACATGCACAGAGGCAGAAACCGTTCAAGAAAGCCTGTGGAAGTTAATCCAGTAAACGCATCATCCATCTCCAAAAACAAACTCTCTTTTTCTTCATCTGATCTTGAATCGTCCCACTTTCTTTATCCGCACTTGGGCTCCACTAGGCCTGCTGCAGGGGTTTGCTTTCCATCATCTCAAGAAAACACAGATAATTTGTTCATGGAATCCAACGCTTCTTCCAATCCACCACCCAAAGATTTCAG GAACAGTTACGAACAAGGAATAATTCTTACAATGGGTTCATCAGTGTCCCAAATGAAACACGAAGAATATTCTTGGGATGTGTCTTCGAACGTTGATCAGCCCAAGAAAATGATGCATCATTTTCTTGATGAACATCCACACAAAAAAGACACTGATCTTTCTTGGCCAAGTAATACTGAGGGAAAAATGGCAACCCAAGAGAGTACTCAGCTCTCTATTTCTGCAGCACCAAACTCTTTGCATGACTTCTTCATGACACATAAATA a
- the LOC140961142 gene encoding growth-regulating factor 6-like isoform X2 — MMNGARSTFPFTAVQWQELEHQALVFKYMVSGMPIPPDLLFTVRRSLDPSVNALKFLPRHPQHFGWNGFEMGFGRKMDPEPGRCRRTDGKKWRCSKEAYPDSKYCERHMHRGRNRSRKPVEVNPVNASSISKNKLSFSSSDLESSHFLYPHLGSTRPAAGVCFPSSQENTDNLFMESNASSNPPPKDFRNSYEQGIILTMGSSVSQMKHEEYSWDVSSNVDQPKKMMHHFLDEHPHKKDTDLSWPSNTEGKMATQESTQLSISAAPNSLHDFFMTHK; from the exons ATGATGAATGGTGCGAGAAGTACATTCCCTTTTACCGCAGTTCAATGGCAAGAACTTGAACACCAAGCTCTTGTTTTTAAGTACATGGTTTCGGGCATGCCCATCCCGCCAGATCTCCTCTTCACCGTTAGAAGAAGTTTGGATCCTTCTGTTAATGCCTTAAAGTTCCTCCCCCGCCATCCACAACATT TTGGATGGAATGGTTTTGAAATGGGATTTGGAAGAAAAATGGATCCAGAACCAGGGAGGTGTAGAAGAACGGATGGGAAGAAGTGGAGATGCTCAAAAGAGGCGTATCCTGATTCCAAATACTGTGAAAGACACATGCACAGAGGCAGAAACCGTTCAAGAAAGCCTGTGGAAGTTAATCCAGTAAACGCATCATCCATCTCCAAAAACAAACTCTCTTTTTCTTCATCTGATCTTGAATCGTCCCACTTTCTTTATCCGCACTTGGGCTCCACTAGGCCTGCTGCAGGGGTTTGCTTTCCATCATCTCAAGAAAACACAGATAATTTGTTCATGGAATCCAACGCTTCTTCCAATCCACCACCCAAAGATTTCAG GAACAGTTACGAACAAGGAATAATTCTTACAATGGGTTCATCAGTGTCCCAAATGAAACACGAAGAATATTCTTGGGATGTGTCTTCGAACGTTGATCAGCCCAAGAAAATGATGCATCATTTTCTTGATGAACATCCACACAAAAAAGACACTGATCTTTCTTGGCCAAGTAATACTGAGGGAAAAATGGCAACCCAAGAGAGTACTCAGCTCTCTATTTCTGCAGCACCAAACTCTTTGCATGACTTCTTCATGACACATAAATAG